One window from the genome of Oryza glaberrima chromosome 3, OglaRS2, whole genome shotgun sequence encodes:
- the LOC127767226 gene encoding expansin-B8 yields the protein MVSGDVGVVVYYLLLVLVVMQGCKGSSAVQGEGRWYNESEAIGGAAAWGNAKATWYGQPNGAGAADNGGACGFKKVNQYPFMGMTSCGNQPLYKGGKGCGSCYRVRCNRNPACSGNAQTVAITDMNYFPLSQYHFDLSGIAFGRLAKPGRADDLRRAGIIDVQFARVPCEFPGLKVGFHVEEGSSPVYLAVLVEYENGDGDVAQVDLKEAGAGGGRWTPMRESWGSVWRLDSNHRLRAPFSIRIRSDSGKTLVAPDVIPLNWTPNTFYRSFVQYSS from the coding sequence ATGGTTAGCGGTGATGTAGGAGTAGTAGTGTACTACCTGCTGCTAGTATTAGTGGTGATGCAGGGGTGCAAAGGCAGCAGCGCGGTGCAGGGTGAAGGTCGGTGGTACAACGAGAGCGAGGCCatcggtggtgcggcggcgtgggggaaCGCGAAGGCGACGTGGTACGGGCAGCCGAACGGCGCCGGGGCGGCGGACAACGGCGGGGCGTGCGGGTTCAAGAAGGTGAACCAGTACCCGTTCATGGGGATGACGTCGTGCGGGAACCAGCCGCTGTACAAGGGCGGCAAGGGCTGCGGCTCCTGCTACCGCGTCAGGTGCAATCGAAACCCCGCCTGCTCCGGCAACGCCCAGACCGTCGCCATCACCGACATGAACTACTTCCCCCTCTCCCAGTACCACTTCGACCTCAGCGGCATCGCCTTCGGCCGCCTCGCCAAGcccggccgcgccgacgacctccgccgcGCGGGGATCATCGACGTCCAGTTCGCGCGCGTGCCGTGCGAGTTCCCGGGCCTCAAGGTGGGATTCCACGTGGAGGAAGGGTCCAGCCCCGTGTACCTGGCGGTGCTGGTGGAGTACGAGAACGGCGACGGAGACGTGGCGCAGGTGGACCTCAAggaggccggcgccggaggaggaaggtggACGCCGATGCGGGAGTCGTGGGGGTCGGTGTGGAGGCTGGACTCCAACCACCGCCTGCGGGCGCCATTCTCCATCCGCATCCGGAGCGACTCCGGCAAGACGCTGGTGGCACCCGACGTCATCCCCCTCAACTGGACGCCCAACACCTTCTACCGTTCCTTCGTCCAGTACtcctcctag
- the LOC127767225 gene encoding expansin-B7, with product MAGRSRRRSFWSVGVAAALLCLLAAHGCSAKHHKPKPTPGGISGNASSSSSNSSTPSIPPPVAPTPTAPTPPIPSPGTGSSNGSSGGGGGGWLNARATWYGAPNGAGPDDNGGACGFKNVNLPPFSAMTSCGNEPLFKDGKGCGSCYQIRCVGHPACSGLPETVIITDMNYYPVSLYHFDLSGTAFGAMAKDNRNDELRHAGIIDIQFRRVPCQYPGLTVTFHVEQGSNPVYMAILVEYENGDGDVVQVDLMESHYSTGGVDGTPTGVWTPMRESWGSIWRLDTNHPLQGPFSLRITNESGKTLIADQVIPADWQPNTVYSSIVQFD from the exons ATGGCGggcaggagcaggaggaggtcGTTTTGGTCCGTGGGCGTTGCGGCTGCTCTGCTTTGTCTGCTGGCCGCCCATGGCTGCAGCGCCAAGCATCACAAGCCCAAGCCTACTCCCGGTGGCATCAGTGGcaatgcttcttcttcctcctccaattcCAGCACCCCCAGTATTCCTCCTCCTGTTGCCCCTACTCCTACTGCTCCTACTCCTCCTATTCCCAGCCCCGGAACTGGAAGCAGCAACGGcagcagtggcggtggcggcggcgggtggctgAACGCCCGTGCGACCTGGTACGGCGCTCCCAACGGCGCTGGGCCggacgacaacggcggcgcgtgTGGGTTCAAGAATGTGAACCTGCCGCCCTTCTCGGCCATGACTTCCTGCGGAAATGAGCCTCTCTTCAAGGACGGCAAGGGATGCGGCTCCTGCTACCAG ATCCGATGCGTGGGGCACCCAGCCTGCTCGGGGCTCCCGGAGACGGTGATCATCACGGACATGAACTACTACCCAGTGTCGCTGTACCACTTCGACCTCAGCGGCACGGCGTTCGGCGCCATGGCCAAGGACAACCGCAACGACGAGCTCCGCCACGCCGGCATCATCGACATCCAGTTCAGGAG GGTGCCTTGTCAGTATCCAGGGCTGACGGTGACGTTCCACGTGGAGCAAGGGTCGAACCCGGTGTACATGGCGATACTGGTGGAGTACGAGAACGGGGACGGGGACGTGGTGCAGGTGGACCTGATGGAGTCGCACTACAGCACCGGGGGCGTGGATGGGACGCCGACGGGGGTGTGGACGCCGATGAGGGAGTCGTGGGGATCGATATGGAGGCTGGACACCAACCACCCGCTGCAGGGGCCCTTCTCCCTCCGCATCACCAACGAGTCCGGCAAGACCCTCATCGCCGATCAGGTCATCCCCGCCGACTGGCAGCCCAACACCGTCTACAGCTCCATCGTCCAGTTCGACTAG